The sequence CCCGTTTCAAACGTCAGTCGGTCGAAATCGAACCAGGTCGTTTTATCAACGGGTTTGTCGCTTTTAATGAACGACAAAAGCTTGTTTTCAATACCGAACTCGGGTATGTTCAGCTCAATTCCGCTTGTTAGTTTCTGAACACTAAACTCACCCAGCTTTGCATTTGGCGTATTGACATCGCGATTGTCGGCAGCGGTTGACTCTTCGAGCGGCACTTCAGTTCCTGCGGCTTCTTTACCTTCTTTGGCATAACCCGCCGTTTCAGACGACTGTACGGCGATATACGGCGCGATAACGAGCGATACAATCGACATCAGTTTGATCAGAATGTTCATAGACGGACCCGATGTATCTTTAAACGGATCACCTACTGTGTCGCCCGTAACCGAGGCTTTGTGTGGCTCCGATTTTTTGTAAAACATCTGTCCGTTAATGAGTACCCCTTTCTCAAATGATTTCTTCGCGTTGTCCCAGGCACCACCAGCGTTATTCATAAAAATACCCATCAACACGCCTGATACGGTAACACCGGCCAGCAAACCACCGAGCACTTCAGGGCCGAAAATGAATCCTACCACAACGGGTACGGTCAGCGCAATGGCCCCCGGCAGCACCATCTCACGAATTGAGGCCTGGGTCGAAATAGCCACGCACTTTTCGTATTCGGGCTTGCCGGTCCCCTCCATAATACCCGGAATATCACGGAACTGACGGCGCACTTCCTCCACCATCGCCATAGCAGCACGACCTACGGCCGCAATGGCGAGTGATGAGAAAATGTACGGAATCATCCCTCCCACAAATAGTCCGGCCAGTACATCGGCCTTATAAATATCAATGGCTGAAATCCCGGAAATACCAACAAAGGCGGCAAACAGCGCCAGCGCCGTCAACGCGGCCGACGCGATGGCAAACCCTTTACCCGTAGCAGCTGTCGTGTTACCAACCGCATCGAGGATATCTGTACGGCCACGAACTTCTTCGGGGAGGTAACTCATTTCGGCAATACCGCCCGCATTATCGGCAATGGGGCCAAAGGCATCAATGGCCAGCTGCATGGCCGTAGTAGCCATCATTCCAGCCGCCGAGATAGCGACTCCGTACAGACCAGCAAAGTGGTAGGATGTATAGATACCAGCTGCAAGCACCAGAATTGGCAATACGGTAGATTCCATTCCAACCGAGAGCCCGCCAATGATGTTCGTAGCCGCTCCCGTTGCCGACTGCCGAATGATCGACAGTACAGGACGGCGCCCCATAGCGGTGTAATATTCCGTGATAATGCTCATCAACGCACCCACGACAAGGCCGGTTACAATAGCGTAGAAGACATCCATCCGCGTGAATTCGACACCCCGGATTTTCATCAGTCCGGTCGGTAGCATCGCATTAACCAGAAAGTAAGACGCAACCAGTGTAATCCCGATCGATGCCCAGTTACCAAGATTCAAGGCGCCCTGTACATTGCCGTTGTCGTCTTTAACGCGAACAAAATAGGTTGCAATGATCGAGAAAATCAGTCCCAGACCAGCAATTACCATGGGCAGTACGATTGGCGCGTGTCCAATAATGGGATCACCCGGAATAACGATTTCGCGGCCAAGCACCATAGTGGCCAGGATTGTGGCTACGTATGAACCAAACAAATCGGCACCCATACCGGCTACGTCACCCACATTGTCGCCCACGTTATCGGCAATAGTAGCCGGATTGCGCGGATCGTCTTCAGGAATACCAGCCTCTACTTTACCAACCAGGTCAGCACCTACGTCGGCAGCTTTTGTATAAATACCGCCACCCACACGGGCAAACAGGGCGATGGATTCAGCACCAAGCGAGAAACCCGCCAGTACTTCGAGGGCTTTCTCCATCGGAAGGCCATTGACATCGCCGGATGGCTCAACATATAATTTATAGAGAACAATGAACAGGCTCCCCAGGCCCAGCACGGCAATGCCGGCAACACCAATCCCCATGACCGAACCACCCGTGAAGGAGACCTCCAGGGCTTTGGTCAGGCTTGTACGGGCGGCATGTGCGGTACGGACGTTCGCTTTAGTGGCGATGTTCATGCCAATATAGCCTGCCAGCGCCGACAGAAACGCGCCAAGTATAAATGAAATACCAATAACTGGGCTGGAATTCGGTACCAGACTGCCCATATAAGCCAACAAAATGGCTACGATTATGCCGAAGTATGTAAGAACTCGCCATTCAGCTTTTAGGAAGGCAATAGCCCCATCGGCAATGTACCCGGCAATTTCCTGCATCCGGGCATCACCGGCATCTTGCCGTGAAACCCAAAGAAATTTCGTAAACATCACAATCAGGCCAACAATACCCAACACGGGAACCAGATAGACACTATAATTCATGCGATTAGTTAATAGGTTATAAAATGGATCTAGAAATAGGAATGCCCACAAATATAGAATTTGCCCTCACATAACCCAACGTAAAAAATTGGCTCTGTTGACTTTTTTCGAGGATAAGTACGTTTTTTTTAGGAGATTTTCTGCCATCGGGGTGCAAATCTGCTTAATGCTTGGAAGTATAGCAATGGCTGTGTAGGTTCAGAAGTTGAATGGCATGAATTGACCATACGACTCGTAATCAGTACGTTGTCCTTCCTTCTATGAAATCTATGCGTACACTCATCTCCCTGAAAGCAATCCTCTTTGGCTTAATTCTATTTTTTCTCCATATAACCCAAATACGAGCAAGTAATATTGATTCCATTCGGGTAACGGTTACGGAAGGCACCAACATGGCCGCCGATCTGTCGCCCGATAAAGCCAGCATTGCGATTGACTTACAGGGTACAATCTGGATCGTACCCATCGTTGGTGGTGTTGCCAGACCCATAACCGACAATCTGGGAGACTGTCGTCAGCCAAGCTGGTCGCCCGATGGGAGTCTGATTGCCTTCCATGCCTTCTGGGATGGCCGATATCATATCTGGACTGTTTCGGCCAAGGGTGGTAAACCCAAACAACTGACGTCGGGGCTTCAGGATGATCGCGAACCACACTGGTCGCCGGATGGTAAGCGTATCGTATTTGCTTCAGATCGGAGTGGCAACTATGACATCTGGCAGTTAACGCTGGCCGATGGCAAACTCATCCAGCTTACGCAGGACTCCGGCAATGATTTCAACCCAGCTTTTTCGCCCGATGGAACGAAGGTTGCCTTCGTTTCAGATCGCACCGACGCGCCGGGTGTTTATGTCATTACCTCTGACGCCGATGCGACCGTCAAATCCACGACGGGTAATACGGAAAAGATCATTGTGCCCGCCAACGGAAAATTTGCTGGGCCAAGCTGGCAACCCGATGGCTCGCATCTATTTTACAATGTTCTGACCAGTTCGCTGAGTGGACTGGCCAGGGCAGCAGTGGCCGACAGCAAGGCTCAGCTCCTGACCGAAGCCGCTGAAGATGTGTTCCCATTTCGGGCAAGCTGGCTCTCGGCCACCGAATTTCTGTATACATCCGATGGCTTGCTGAAACGCCGAAAACTTGGCAGTACAACAGCCCAGACTATTCCCTTCCAGGCTATAGTTGCGCTGCCAAGGAATACCTATAAACGGAAAACATACGACTTCGACAGCCAGAAACCTCAGGCCGTTAAAGGTATCAAAGGAACCACGATTTCACCCGATGGCAAACAAATCGCATTCGCAGCCCTCGGTGATATCTGGATACTGACGAAGGGGAAAAAGACACCCGATCGATTAACCCAGGGATCAACGATGGAAGTCGAGCCAAGCTGGTCGCCGGACGGAACAAAGCTGACCTACGTTTCGGACCGAAATGGTAATATGGACGTCTGGATTCGGGATCTGAAAACCGGCCAGGATCGCTTGCTGGTCGACATGGCCGACGATTTGCATTATCCGAACTGGTCGCCCGATGGCAGCAAGATCGCCTTTTACCAGAGCGATGCCCGAAATGCCTGGGGCCGCAGTACGCTCTACACAGCCGATGTTACCTACACGGCTGATGTAACAGCACCCAAAACCCAGAAATTGCACGAATCGATCTTTGTACCCAGTCAGGCCAGTTGGTCCCCCGATGGAAAAACGCTGGCCGTTTCGGCGCTTCACCCCTATTCGTCCCGCTACCGCGAGGGCGTCAGCGAAGTTTTACTATTATCGTTCGATGGTAAAAATGACCGTTATGTAACGCCTGCACCCGGACATAGCCTGGCAACGCGCGGGCAAAACGGCCCCGTCTGGTCACCCGATGGAACGAAAATGGCGTACATCCTCGACGGATTAGTTTGGGTAACGGACGTAAAAACAGACGGTTCTATTGTTGGTTCACCCCGCAAACTGACCAACGAACAGTCGGACACACCCACCTGGACCGGTGATTCTAAAAGTTTGCTCTTTCTGGCTACGGATGCGCTCAAACAGGTTTACCTGGGCGATGGCCATATTGAAACCATTCCGATGGAACTGACCTGGCAACTCAGCCAGCCTACCGGCGCGATTGTGGTTCATGCGGGTCGTCTGTTCGATGGGTTAGGCAATACGTACCGCAACAATGTCGATATTTTGATTGAGGGCCATCGAATTAAGGCTATCGAACCGCATCGGGCCGGACGTCCTGGTAAACTGATCGATGCATCGACCAAAACCGTTATACCGGGTTTATTCGAAATGCACACGCACCAGCATTCGATGGTTGGCGAAAAAATAGGGCGGCTGTGGCTATCGTTCGGGATTACGTCCGTGCGCGAACCCGGTGCTGATCCCTATGATGCGCTGGAACGGAAAGAATCCTGGGCGAGTAATACCCGGCCCGGTCCACGTCAGTTTTTTACCGGAGGGCTTACCGATGGAACGCGGATCTATTACGGAGCAGCGACCAGCATCAACTCCGATGAACAGCTCGACCGCGAACTGAACCGCTCCGTTCGATTGGGATACGACTTGATCAAGACCTATGTTCGTATGCCCGACGCCATGCAGCAACGAATTACTACGTTTGCTCACGCCCACGGAATGCCGGTTTCGTCTCACGAGATTTTTCCGGCCATGCGCTATGACGTCGATGCAGTCGAACATATTGGCGGAACGAGTCGGCGTGGGTATTCGCCCAAGATTACGGCCATGAACCGGAGTTATCAGGACGTGATTCAGCTATTAGCCAAATCGGGCATGAACATTACCCCGACAGCATCATTACAGGGCGGCTTTTCAGTATTGGGCACAAAAAATCCGGGGCTCTACGAAAACCGGCAATATCGGGCATTCTACAGCGAAGAATACAACAACGCGCTTCAGGCAGGAGCCGCTCAATATGCGAAAATCAGTCCCGGCTACCTGACCAATTTTGGGAACCTTCAGAAAGGGGTCAAAGCGTTGATCGACGCTGGTGCGCACGTCACCACAGGAACCGACAGCCCCTTTGTGCCCTACGGATTGAGCCTGCACACAGAACTGCAATCATTTGTAGGCGCGGGTCTAACGCCCTACCAGGCTTTGCGTTCAGCGACGCTCTGGGCGGCTGAAACCGTAGGCGTCAGTAAGGATTTAGGTTCCATCGAGCCGGGAAAACTGGCGGATCTGGTTATCGTCAACGGTGATCCGCTAACCACGATCACCGATGCGCTGAATGTTGAGCAAGTCATCAAGAACGGCGAAGTTCTACCCATTGATCGGTTATTGACCCGCCCCTGATTTTGCAGAGCGGGCAGACGGCTACGGTAAAAATCGTTGATTACATCGTAGCCGTCTGCCCTTGTTATTTGCTAAAACCCAGCGGCCTGCCCGTCTTTTCGGGATTCGGTAGCGCCGTGGTAGACTTTATTTTTCGCGTCGTACATAATGGCCTGGTATCCACCATAAGCCCCAAGGCCATAGCCTATTTTGTGTCCCCGACGCATTAGCTCCCGTATAGTTTCGTAAGGATAGCCCGACTCAAGCGTTATTAATCCTGAATCGATCATTTTTTCACCGGTTGGCTCCGACGAACCCAGGTGATCAATACGGGGTGCATCGCCCGCTTCCTGCGGATTCATACCGAAGTCAATCATGTTCATAACGATCTGAACATGGCCCAACGGCTGAAAACTACCTCCCATGACGCCAAAGCTCATAAAGGGCTCACCATCTTTTGTGACAAAAGCCGGAATAATGGTTTGAAAAGGACGTTTGTGGGGGGCAAAGGTATTATTCTGCCCATCGGTCAGGCTATACAGTTCACCCCGATCCTGAAGCATGAATCCAAGTCCATCGGGAACCATACCGGAGCCAAAACCACGGTAATTGCTCTGAATCAGCGAAACCATATTGCCTTCTTCGTCGGCAACGGTCAGGTAAATGGTATCACCCTGTTTGAGCGCCGGATTGCCCGCATCGACCCGGCTCGCGGCCCGACTCAGGTCGATCAGTTTCCGGCGTTCGGTTGCGTAGTTTTTAGAGATCAGCTCCTGAACCGGAATTTTAGCAAATGCCGGATCGGCATAGTATTTGGCCCGATCTTCAAACGCCAGTTTTTTGGCCTCTACAAACCGGTGAATATGCTCAGGGCTTCCCCAGGGCGTTTGCGAAAAATCGTACCCTTCCAGAATATTCAGCATTTGTAAGGTGGCAATGCCCTGGCTGTTAGGCGGTAATTCCCAGACATCGTAACCCCGATAATTTGTGGATACAGGCTCTACCCATTCCGACGTGTGATCGGCCAGGTCTTTTGCACTCAGGTAACCACCCATTTTTTTCATAAACGCATCAATCGTACGGGCAATGTCTCCTTTATAGAATGCATCGCGGCCACCCGTTGCAATTTTCTCCAGCGTACTGGCTAAAGCCGGATTTTTAAACAACTCACCCCGTTTAGGTGCGGCTCCGTTTTGCGCATAGGTTTCCTCTACGTTTGGGTATTTGCTAAACCGGTTCAGCATGGTTGGCCAGTAAAAAGCTGCTTCGTCATGCACCGGATAGC comes from Spirosoma aureum and encodes:
- a CDS encoding sodium-translocating pyrophosphatase, translated to MNYSVYLVPVLGIVGLIVMFTKFLWVSRQDAGDARMQEIAGYIADGAIAFLKAEWRVLTYFGIIVAILLAYMGSLVPNSSPVIGISFILGAFLSALAGYIGMNIATKANVRTAHAARTSLTKALEVSFTGGSVMGIGVAGIAVLGLGSLFIVLYKLYVEPSGDVNGLPMEKALEVLAGFSLGAESIALFARVGGGIYTKAADVGADLVGKVEAGIPEDDPRNPATIADNVGDNVGDVAGMGADLFGSYVATILATMVLGREIVIPGDPIIGHAPIVLPMVIAGLGLIFSIIATYFVRVKDDNGNVQGALNLGNWASIGITLVASYFLVNAMLPTGLMKIRGVEFTRMDVFYAIVTGLVVGALMSIITEYYTAMGRRPVLSIIRQSATGAATNIIGGLSVGMESTVLPILVLAAGIYTSYHFAGLYGVAISAAGMMATTAMQLAIDAFGPIADNAGGIAEMSYLPEEVRGRTDILDAVGNTTAATGKGFAIASAALTALALFAAFVGISGISAIDIYKADVLAGLFVGGMIPYIFSSLAIAAVGRAAMAMVEEVRRQFRDIPGIMEGTGKPEYEKCVAISTQASIREMVLPGAIALTVPVVVGFIFGPEVLGGLLAGVTVSGVLMGIFMNNAGGAWDNAKKSFEKGVLINGQMFYKKSEPHKASVTGDTVGDPFKDTSGPSMNILIKLMSIVSLVIAPYIAVQSSETAGYAKEGKEAAGTEVPLEESTAADNRDVNTPNAKLGEFSVQKLTSGIELNIPEFGIENKLLSFIKSDKPVDKTTWFDFDRLTFETGSATLKPESQEQLKNIAEILKAYPAINVKLGGYTDNTGNAASNLKLSQDRANSVRAELEKMDVAKDRLEAEGYGQEHPVASNDTEEGRAQNRRISIRVTKK
- a CDS encoding amidohydrolase family protein, with product MRTLISLKAILFGLILFFLHITQIRASNIDSIRVTVTEGTNMAADLSPDKASIAIDLQGTIWIVPIVGGVARPITDNLGDCRQPSWSPDGSLIAFHAFWDGRYHIWTVSAKGGKPKQLTSGLQDDREPHWSPDGKRIVFASDRSGNYDIWQLTLADGKLIQLTQDSGNDFNPAFSPDGTKVAFVSDRTDAPGVYVITSDADATVKSTTGNTEKIIVPANGKFAGPSWQPDGSHLFYNVLTSSLSGLARAAVADSKAQLLTEAAEDVFPFRASWLSATEFLYTSDGLLKRRKLGSTTAQTIPFQAIVALPRNTYKRKTYDFDSQKPQAVKGIKGTTISPDGKQIAFAALGDIWILTKGKKTPDRLTQGSTMEVEPSWSPDGTKLTYVSDRNGNMDVWIRDLKTGQDRLLVDMADDLHYPNWSPDGSKIAFYQSDARNAWGRSTLYTADVTYTADVTAPKTQKLHESIFVPSQASWSPDGKTLAVSALHPYSSRYREGVSEVLLLSFDGKNDRYVTPAPGHSLATRGQNGPVWSPDGTKMAYILDGLVWVTDVKTDGSIVGSPRKLTNEQSDTPTWTGDSKSLLFLATDALKQVYLGDGHIETIPMELTWQLSQPTGAIVVHAGRLFDGLGNTYRNNVDILIEGHRIKAIEPHRAGRPGKLIDASTKTVIPGLFEMHTHQHSMVGEKIGRLWLSFGITSVREPGADPYDALERKESWASNTRPGPRQFFTGGLTDGTRIYYGAATSINSDEQLDRELNRSVRLGYDLIKTYVRMPDAMQQRITTFAHAHGMPVSSHEIFPAMRYDVDAVEHIGGTSRRGYSPKITAMNRSYQDVIQLLAKSGMNITPTASLQGGFSVLGTKNPGLYENRQYRAFYSEEYNNALQAGAAQYAKISPGYLTNFGNLQKGVKALIDAGAHVTTGTDSPFVPYGLSLHTELQSFVGAGLTPYQALRSATLWAAETVGVSKDLGSIEPGKLADLVIVNGDPLTTITDALNVEQVIKNGEVLPIDRLLTRP
- the ggt gene encoding gamma-glutamyltransferase — protein: MKHVVHAVGLLLAGSLFSLVHAQDRLSGKTFATRAVVMARHGMACTSHPLSTQAAIDVLRSGGNAIDAAIAANAMEGLVEPHVNGIGGDLFAIVWDAKTKKLYGLNASGRSPYSLTLAEFQKRGLTHIPSDGPLPVSVPGCVDGWFELHKRFGRTPMPKILSHAIRYAREGYPVHDEAAFYWPTMLNRFSKYPNVEETYAQNGAAPKRGELFKNPALASTLEKIATGGRDAFYKGDIARTIDAFMKKMGGYLSAKDLADHTSEWVEPVSTNYRGYDVWELPPNSQGIATLQMLNILEGYDFSQTPWGSPEHIHRFVEAKKLAFEDRAKYYADPAFAKIPVQELISKNYATERRKLIDLSRAASRVDAGNPALKQGDTIYLTVADEEGNMVSLIQSNYRGFGSGMVPDGLGFMLQDRGELYSLTDGQNNTFAPHKRPFQTIIPAFVTKDGEPFMSFGVMGGSFQPLGHVQIVMNMIDFGMNPQEAGDAPRIDHLGSSEPTGEKMIDSGLITLESGYPYETIRELMRRGHKIGYGLGAYGGYQAIMYDAKNKVYHGATESRKDGQAAGF